The following proteins are co-located in the Vigna unguiculata cultivar IT97K-499-35 chromosome 9, ASM411807v1, whole genome shotgun sequence genome:
- the LOC114163763 gene encoding LOW QUALITY PROTEIN: far upstream element-binding protein 1-like (The sequence of the model RefSeq protein was modified relative to this genomic sequence to represent the inferred CDS: inserted 1 base in 1 codon): MADETHYSSPNDSAPLKRKYEDQSSDRPTGFSAGPATGIELAKQRAQEVAARLLSVAPPPPLDAKRPKSDNGAPTSGFDSYDAKPQYSAVPPVSYSHQGTSKKIDIPNGRVGVIIGKSGETIKYLQLQSGAKIQVTRDMDADPNSATRTVELMGTPEAIASAEKLINEVLAEAESGGSGIVARRLTGQAGSDEFVMRIPNNKVGLIIGKGGETIKNMQASTGARIQVIPLHLPPGDTSTERTLKIDGTPEQIESAKELVNQIISGENRLRNPSMSGGYPQQGYQSRPPSNWGPPXPMQQPGYGYVQPGAYSGPSPQYNMPQPPYSGYPPQQPGGYSTNWDQSSAPPHQQSTHAGGYDYYNQQPQQPQNPGGPAPPADGSAYNYSQPPSSGYSQPGQGYSQDSYNAYNAQSHSGYGQPPTYDQQQGYGYGSGSNPAQEGHTAGYASQGDSAPAPSTQPTTISQQGYPSSQQPSSNTSNYPPQGTPQSGYGVPPTSQAAYGSQQQPGYGPGYGTPQSQKPSGNPPVYGQSQSPSAVGGYGQSAYPAQPPPSGYTQPQAETGAQRAPPSGYGAGQPGYGSQTYGAPQGGQPAYGQAPPPYSNNSYGAGYTQAPAYTGDGNGSGNTQPPQTSAAKTSPQS, encoded by the exons ATGGCGGACGAAACCCACTACTCATCTCCCAACGACTCTGCGCCCCTCAAACGCAAGTATGAAGACCAATCCTCCGACAGACCTACCGGCTTCTCTGCAGGCCCGGCCACTGGCATCGAGCTCGCCAAGCAGCGTGCTCAAGAAGTCGCCGCCCGCCTCCTCAGCGTTGCTCCTCCTCCCCCGCTCGACGCCAAGCGTCCCAAATCCGATAACGGTGCTCCTACCTCCGGCTTCGATTCTTACG ATGCGAAGCCTCAGTACTCGGCTGTTCCTCCCGTCTCCTACAGTCACCAAGGAACGAGCAAGAAGATTGACATCCCTAACGGCAGGGTTGGTGTGATTATTGGCAAAAGTGGAGAGACCATTAAGTATCTGCAGTTGCAGTCAGGTGCCAAAATTCAAGTTACTCGCGATATGGACGCCGACCCTAATTCTGCCACCAGGACCGTTGAGCTTATGGGCACTCCAGAGGCAATTGCCTCTGCGGAGAAACTCATTAATGAAGTTCTTGCTGAG GCTGAATCTGGAGGCTCTGGCATTGTTGCTCGAAGACTTACAGGACAAGCTGGATCAGATGAATTTGTCATGAGAATTCCAAATAATAAG GTTGGCCTTATTATTGGCAAAGGTGGAGAAACCATAAAGAATATGCAAGCTTCTACCGGCGCACGGATTCAg GTTATACCTCTGCATCTTCCTCCAGGTGACACATCAACTGAAAGAACATTAAAGATTGATGGGACACCTGAGCAAATTGAGTCTGCAAAGGAGTTGGTTAATCAAATCATCAGCGGCGAG AATCGTCTTAGAAATCCTTCAATGTCTGGTGGGTATCCTCAGCAAGGTTACCAATCTCGACCACCCTCTAACTGGGGCCCCC CACCAATGCAGCAACCTGGTTATGGCTATGTTCAACCTGGAGCATATTCTGGTCCATCACCTCAGTATAACATGCCTCAGCCACCATATTCAGGCTATCCTCCCCAACAACCAGGTGGATATTCCACCAATTGGGACCAGTCTTCTGCACCACCTCACCAACAGTCTACTCATGCTGGGGGCTATGATTACTATAATCAACAGCCACAGCAACCGCAAAATCCTGGAGGTCCTGCACCTCCAGCTGATGGCTCTGCATACAATTACAGTCAACCACCTTCTTCTGGTTATAGCCAACCGGGACAGGGTTATTCTCAGGACAGCTATAATGCGTATAATGCACAATCTCATTCAGGGTATGGACAACCACCAACATATGATCAGCAGCAAGGCTATGGCTATGGTAGTGGGAGTAACCCAGCACAAGAGGGCCACACTGCAGGCTATGCATCGCAGGGAGATTCAGCACCAGCTCCATCTACCCAACCGACCACCATTTCACAGCAAGGTTATCCTAGTAGCCAACAGCCCAGTTCAAACACTTCCAACTACCCTCCTCAGGGAACTCCTCAGTCAGGTTATGGGGTTCCCCCTACATCCCAAGCTGCTTATGGAAGTCAACAACAGCCAGGTTATGGTCCTGGTTATGGAACCCCTCAATCTCAGAAACCAAGTGGCAATCCTCCTGTTTATGGACAGTCGCAATCACCTAGTGCAGTAGGAGGCTATGGTCAGTCGGCATATCCTGCGCAGCCTCCACCTTCCGGTTATACTCAACCCCAAGCAGAAACTGGTGCTCAGAGAGCACCTCCATCGGGCTATGGTGCAGGGCAACCCGGTTATGGTTCTCAAACATATGGTGCACCTCAGGGAGGCCAGCCTGCTTATGGTCAGGCGCCGCCTCCATACAGCAATAATTCTTATGGTGCTGGTTATACTCAGGCTCCGGCCTATACTGGCGATGGTAATGGCAGTGGGAATACTCAGCCTCCCCAAACTAGCGCTGCTAAGACTTCGCCTCAGAGTTGA
- the LOC114164017 gene encoding NADH dehydrogenase [ubiquinone] iron-sulfur protein 7, mitochondrial-like has translation MALLSRASSRFHQLHSHQRALSLHTTLPALNASTSTHTPTPYAPPPPPSASSPVGVSKAAEFVISKVDDLMNWARRGSIWPMTFGLACCAVEMMHTGAARYDLDRFGIIFRPSPRQSDCMIVAGTLTNKMAPALRKVYDQMPEPRWVISMGSCANGGGYYHYSYSVVRGCDRIVPVDIYIPGCPPTAEALLYGLLQLQKKINRRKDFLHWWTK, from the exons ATGGCTCTTCTCAGTCGAGCCTCCTCACGCTTCCATCAACTGCACTCCCATCAACGAGCGTTATCCCTCCACACGACGCTCCCAGCTCTCAACGCATCCACATCCACACACACGCCCACACCATATGCTCCGCCACCGCCTCCGTCCGCTTCCTCACCCGTCGGCGTTTCCAAGGCGGCGGAGTTCGTCATCTCCAAGGTCGACGATCTGATGAACTGGGCTCGCCGTGGCTCCATCTGGCCTATGACCTTCGGACTCGCCTGCTGCGCCGTCGAAATGATGCACACCGGCGCCGCCCGCTATGATCTCGATCGCTTCGGCATCATTTTCAGGCCCAGCCCTCGCCAGTCTGACTGTATGATCGTCGCAGGCACTCTCACCAACAAGATGGCTCCCGCTCTTCGCAA GGTTTATGACCAAATGCCTGAACCTAGATGGGTCATTTCAATGGGAAGTTGTGCTAACGGCGGAGGATATTACCACTACTCTTACTCAGTGGTTCGGGGATGTGACAGGATTGTTCCTGTCGACATATATATTCCAGGCTGTCCTCCAACTGCTGAGGCTTTGCTGTATGGACTCCTCCAGCTGCAGAAAAAGATCAATAGGCGCAAAGATTTCCTCCATTGGTGGACAAAGTAA
- the LOC114162195 gene encoding uncharacterized protein LOC114162195: protein MEGIEGDGCGRGEGSSNRYSLKPSRVSNEDILICVDVDPQCLVEMKGATGPNGRPLTRLDSVKQAIILFVNAKLTINPQHRFAFATLSNTFSWLRRDFNSEIDSTIAAMRSISASSSAGPPDLTVLFRLAAHEAKKSRVEGRIFRVILFYCRSSERPQHQWPVNQKLFTLDVMYLHDKPGPDNCPQEVYDTLVEALEHVSEYEGFILESGQGLARVLFRHVLILLSHPQQRCIQEYLDIPKSIAKKVPQVEPMATEDTAPIASQ, encoded by the exons ATGGAGGGAATTGAAGGAGATGGGTGTGGAAGGGGTGAGGGAAGCAGCAACAGATACAGTCTGAAACCCTCGCGAGTTTCGAACGAAGATATTCTGATATGCGTGGACGTAGATCCTCAGTGCCTCGTCGAGATGAAAGGGGCCACCGGACCCAACGGCAGACCCCTCACCCGATTGGACTCCGTCAAGCAAGCCATCATTCTCTTCGTCAATGCCAAGCTCACCATCAACCCCCAACACCGTTTCGCCTTCGCTACTCTCTCCAACACCTTCTCCTGG TTGCGGAGAGACTTCAACTCTGAAATCGACTCGACAATCGCTGCAATGCGGAGCATTTCAGCTTCTTCTTCCGCCGGCCCACCCGATCTCACCGTTTTGTTCCGACTGGCCGCTCATGAAGCCAAGAAATCACGTGTGGAGGGTCGCATCTTTAGAGTC ATTCTGTTCTACTGCAGATCATCGGAGCGACCACAGCATCAGTGGCCGGTGAACCAGAAGCTCTTCACATTGGATGTGATGTACCTTCATGATAAGCCTGGTCCTGATAATTGCCCCCAGGAGGTTTATGATACACTAGTGGAAGCCCTTGAACATGTTAGTGAATATGAGGGGTTTATCTTGGAGAGTGGACAGGGTTTGGCACGTGTTCTATTCCGTCACGTCCTCATACTTCTGTCCCATCCTCAGCAGCGTTGTATCCAGGAGTATCTTGACATTCCTAAGTCAATTGCAAAGAAGGTTCCTCAGGTGGAGCCTATGGCCACTGAAGATACCGCACCCATAGCTTCCCAATAA
- the LOC114163923 gene encoding far upstream element-binding protein 1-like, protein MAEEAQYSSGTESASLKRKYEDQSSDRPTGFSAGPATGIELAKQRAQEVAARLLSVTPPPPLDAKRPKPDNGAPSSGFDSYDAKPQYSAVPPVSYSHQGTSKKIDIPNGRVGVIIGKGGETIKYLQLQSGAKIQVTRDMDADPNSVTRTVELMGTPEAIASAEKLINEVLAEAESGGSGIVARRLTGQAGSDEFVMRIPNNKVGLIIGKGGETIKNMQASTGARIQVIPLHLPPGDTSTERTLKIDGTPEQIESAKELVNQIISGENRLRNPAMSGGYPQQGYQSRPPSNWAPPAPMQQPGYGYVQPGTYSGPSPQYNMPQPPYAGYPPQQPGGYSTSWDQSSAPPHQQSTHAGGYDYYSQQPQQPQNPGGPAPPGDSSTYSYSQPPSSGYSQPGQGYSQDSYNAYNAQSQSGYGQAQTYDQQQGYGSGTTGYGSGNNQAQEGHTASYASQGDSAPAPSTQPTTMAQQGYPTSQQPSSNTANYPPQGTPQSGYGVPPTSQAAYGSQPQPGYGPGYGAPQSQKPSGNPPVYGQSQSPSAVGGYGQSAYPAQPPPSSYTQPQAETGAQRAPPSGYGAGQPGYGSQTYGAPQGGQPAYGQGPPPYSNSSYGAGYTQAPAYTGDGNGSGNTQPPQTAVAKASPQS, encoded by the exons ATGGCGGAGGAAGCACAGTATTCATCGGGAACGGAGTCGGCATCCCTCAAGCGCAAGTACGAAGACCAATCCTCCGACAGACCCACCGGATTCTCTGCGGGTCCCGCCACCGGCATCGAACTCGCCAAGCAGCGTGCTCAAGAAGTCGCCGCTCGCCTTCTCAGTGTCACTCCTCCTCCCCCGCTCGACGCCAAGCGTCCCAAACCCGATAACGGTGCTCCTTCCTCCGGTTTCGATTCTTACG ATGCGAAGCCTCAGTACTCGGCCGTTCCTCCAGTCTCCTACAGTCACCAAGGAACGAGCAAGAAGATTGATATCCCTAATGGCAGGGTTGGTGTGATTATTGGCAAAGGTGGAGAGACCATTAAGTATCTCCAGTTGCAGTCTGGTGCCAAAATTCAAGTTACTCGCGATATGGACGCCGACCCTAATTCTGTTACCAGGACTGTTGAGCTTATGGGTACTCCCGAGGCAATTGCCTCTGCAGAGAAACTCATTAATGAAGTTCTTGCTGAg GCTGAATCTGGAGGTTCTGGCATTGTTGCTCGAAGACTCACCGGACAAGCTGGGTCGGATGAATTTGTCATGAGAATTCCGAATAATAAG GTTGGCCTTATAATTGGCAAAGGTGGAGAAACCATAAAGAATATGCAAGCTTCTACTGGTGCACGGATTCAG gTGATACCTCTGCATCTTCCTCCAGGTGACACATCAACTGAAAGAACATTGAAAATTGATGGGACACCTGAGCAAATTGAGTCTGCAAAGGAGTTGGTTAATCAAATCATCAGTGGCGAG AATCGTCTTAGGAATCCTGCAATGTCTGGTGGTTATCCTCAGCAAGGTTACCAATCTCGACCACCCTCTAACTGGGCTCCCCCTGCTCCAATGCAACAGCCTGGTTATGGTTATGTGCAGCCTGGTACTTATTCTGGTCCATCACCTCAGTATAATATGCCTCAACCACCTTATGCTGGCTATCCTCCCCAACAACCAGGTGGATATTCCACCAGCTGGGACCAGTCTTCTGCACCACCTCACCAACAGTCTACACATGCTGGGGGCTATGATTACTATAGTCAACAGCCACAGCAACCGCAAAATCCTGGAGGGCCAGCACCTCCAGGGGATAGCTCTACATACAGTTACAGTCAACCCCCTTCATCTGGTTATAGCCAACCGGGACAGGGTTATTCTCAGGACAGCTATAATGCATACAATGCACAGTCTCAATCAGGGTATGGACAGGCACAAACATATGATCAGCAGCAAGGCTATGGCTCAGGTACTACTGGCTATGGTAGTGGGAATAACCAAGCACAAGAGGGCCACACTGCGAGCTATGCATCCCAGGGAGATTCAGCCCCAGCTCCATCTACCCAACCGACCACCATGGCACAGCAAGGTTATCCTACCAGCCAACAGCCCAGTTCAAACACTGCCAACTACCCACCTCAGGGAACTCCTCAGTCAGGTTATGGGGTTCCCCCTACATCCCAAGCTGCTTATGGAAGTCAACCACAGCCAGGTTATGGACCTGGTTATGGAGCCCCTCAATCTCAAAAACCAAGTGGCAATCCTCCTGTTTATGGACAGTCGCAATCACCTAGTGCAGTAGGAGGCTATGGTCAGTCAGCATATCCTGCTCAGCCTCCACCTTCCAGTTATACTCAACCCCAAGCAGAAACTGGTGCTCAGAGAGCACCTCCATCGGGCTATGGTGCAGGGCAACCCGGTTATGGTTCTCAAACATATGGTGCACCTCAGGGAGGCCAGCCTGCTTATGGTCAGGGACCACCTCCATACAGCAATAGTTCTTATGGTGCTGGTTATACTCAGGCTCCGGCCTATACTGGCGATGGTAATGGCAGTGGAAATACGCAGCCTCCTCAGACTGCTGTTGCTAAAGCATCGCCTCAgagttga